Below is a window of Streptomyces sp. ITFR-16 DNA.
CCATCGCCGTCATCACCCACGACACCGAGATCGCCGACGCGCTGCCCCGCCAGGTGCGGATCCGCGACGGACTGGTCGTCGCCGACACGCGCCGGCGTACCCCGCAGGACGCCCGATGAGCCGCCGGCGCGCGTCCCTCGCACCGGCGCGGCTCGCCCCCCGGGACGTCCTGCACACCGGCTCGGCCGGCATGCGCAGCCGCCCGACGCGGGTCGTGCTCTCCGCGCTGGGCATCGCCCTCGGCATCGCCACCATGATCGCGGTGATCGGGATCTCCGCGTCCAGCAAGCAGCAGCTCCTGGACGAACTCGACAAGCTGGGTACGAACATGCTCGTCGTCACCCCCGGCACGGACCTGCTCACCGGCCGGAAGATCCCGCTCGCGCCGGACGCCGCGGGACGGGTGGCCCGCATCGACGGGGTCGAGCACGTCGGCGCCACCGGCACGCTGCCCCACACGGTCCGGCGCTCGGAGAAGATCCCCGACACCATCACCGGCGGCATCACCGTCCAGAGCGCGAGCCAGGACCTCCCCGCCACGCTCCGCGCGACCCTGCGCAGCGGCACCTGGCTCAACCAGGCCACCGGCCGCTATCCATCGGTCGTGCTCGGCGATGTCGCCGCCCGGCGGCTGGGCATCGCGTCGGCGGGCGGACAGGTCTACATCGACGACCAGTACTTCACCGTCCTGGGCATCCTCGACCCGCTGCCGCTCGCGCCGGAGATCGCCCGCTCGGCACTGGTGGGCCAGGACGTCGCCCGGGAACGGCTGGGCTTCGACGGCCGCCCCACCACCGTCTACGAGCGCTCCGCCGACGACCGGGTCGCCGCCGTGCACGACCTGATCCCCCGGGCCGTCGACCCCCGGACGCCCCGGGATGTCGGCGTCAGCGATCCGTCGGCCGGTCTTCGGGCCAAGGCCGCCACCGAGGGCGCGTTCAGCAGCCTGCTGCTCGGGCTCGGGGCCGTGGCCCTGCTCGTCGGGGGCGTCGGCGTCGCCAACACCATGATCATCTCGGTGCTGGAACGCCGTTACGAGATCGGGCTGCGCCGTTCGATCGGGGCGACCCGCGGCCAGATCAGAGGCCAGTTCGTCACGGAGTCCCTGATTCTGTCCGGTCTGGGCGGCGCGGCCGGGATCGTCCTGGGCGCCCTGGCCACCGGGGTGTACGCCGTCAGCGGCGGCATGCCGTGGGTGATCCCCCTGTGGGCCGTCGGCGGCGGATTCGCGGCGACCCTCGCCATCGGGACCCTCGCGGGCCTCTACCCGGCGGTCCGGGCCTCGCGCCTCTCCCCCACGCTGGCGCTGCACGCGGCCTGACCGGGTGCGGACCGGTCAGCGCATCTCCGCGGTGATCGCCCAGCGTTCATGGTCGCGCCAGGCGCCGTCGATGTGGAGGAAGTCCGGCGAGAAGCCCTCCAGCCGGAAGCCGGCCCGGCGCACCAGGGCGATCGAGGCCTTGTTGTCCGGCTGGATGTTGGCCTCGATCCGGTGCAGCCCGAGCGGGCCGAAGGCGTGGGCCAGGACAAGGGCGAGCCCTTCGCTCATCAGTCCGCGCCCGGCCGCGTGGGCGAAGGCCCCGTAGCCGATCGCACCGCAGCGAAACGCGCCGAGCACGATGTTGTTGATGTTGATGAACCCGGCGATCGCACCGTCGGCCGGGTCGCCGGCGGTGCGCCGCTCGCAGACGAGGAAGCCGGCCCGCGCGGGGTCCTTGATGAGGGTCCCCGCGTAGGCGGCGTACGCGTCCGGGTCGGCGGGCGGGAAAAGCCAGGGCCGGTGCAGTTCCCGGCTCTCGCGGGACCGGGCGGCGAACTCCTCGGCATCGGCGGCGGTGAAGGGGCGGATCGCCGTGCGCGTCCCCTCGGCCAGATACGTGGTGTCGGACATCGGGCCAGCGTAGAGCGTGTGCGCCGGGTGCCGTCGGCCCTACTTGGCCCGCCTGCGGAAGACGTACGCGCCGCAGGCCATGCCGGCCACGAACATCACGACCAGCCACACATAGAGCGGCGCGGTCACCAGCGGGACGATGAGGCGGACCTCGACCCTCTTGGTGTTCTCGGCGATGAACACGATCGAGAGGACCGCGATGACGAGGACCAGGATGCGGGCCGGGGTGAAGGCCCCACTGGCGCTCTTCCCGCTGCTCGACACGTCCTTCGGGCTCATGAGGCAGCCCCTTCCTGATCGTGGTGCGCCGCCCCCCGGACCACCAGGATGACCGGATCCGGGCGGAGGGGGGCGGTGCTGTACGGCCATCCGGGTGAGGGCCGTACAGCGGGCGCGCCGCGTCAGTTCAGGGTGCCGCCGACCACCGGCAGCGACAGCACTCCGGTGTCCTCGGGGGCGCTGACGACGGTGACCGGCTTGATGCCCCGGTTGCCGAAGTACGCGGAGTCACTGGCGGCGATCACGAATTCCAGCCGGTGCCCCGCCTCGTACCGGTGGACGATGCCGGGCAGCCGTACGGTGAAGGAGCGGGTCACGTCCGGCACCCGTACCGGCGAGACGAGCCGGTTGACCAGCGTCTTGGACCCGTCGGGCGCGACGTCGTACACCTTGGCGAACAGGACGAGCTTGTCGGCGGCGTCCCCGCTGTTCTGGACGCGCTCGGTCTTCGGCGAGACGACCTTGAGGCTCGCCTCGGGCGCGCCGACCACATCGACGGCGGAGTCCAGCGGGGCGCTGGTCCAGCCGAGGTAGGTGCCCTTGGTGTCGTACGGCTCGGGGTCGGGCAGTCCGATGAGTCCGGCGAGCGAGCTCTCCGAATGGCTGGTGGGGATCAGCCAGTTGGCGTACTGGCGGCTGCCGCGTGCGACCTTGGCGCGGTTGTCGACGAGCTTGCCGTCGCCGGAGAGGTACATCTTCTGCGTGAGGCCCGGGACCTGGGCCGCCGTGCCGTATCCGCTCTGCCAGTCGCGGTAGTAGGCGAACTCCGGTCCGGTGTCGGTGGCCGTCTCGTGGCGGAGGTAGCGGTCGAACCAGGCGAGGATGCGTCCGCCGACGTAGCTGCTCTCCAGATTGCCCTGACCCAGGTCGAGTTCGCCTTCGGCCTGGCCGCCGCTGTGGCCCCAGGACTGCCAGATCATCTTGGCGGTGGTGCCCTGCGCCTTGAGCGTCTTGTACGTGGCCGTCGCCTCGTTGAGGTTGAACAGGCTGTCGGTCTGGCCCTGGATCAGCAGGGTGGGCGCCTTGACCCGGTTCAGGTAGGAGGCGGGCGAGACGCTGCGTGCGTAGTCGAGCATCGCGGCGGCCTTGTCCGCGGGGTAGCGGCCGGAGTTGAGGAGCCGGATGGTGTCGCACGCCTGGGCCGCGAAGTGCAGGCAGCCGAGGCTGCCGAAGCGGGAGGGGTCGAGGCTGGGGCTGAGGATCGTCTGCCCCTCCCCCATCAGGTAGAAGCCGTTGGTCCACTGCCACTTGAAGACGCCGGGGGTGTCGGACGAGAAACCGCCGCCGGCCGCGCCGGTGTTGTTGGGGGCGAGCGCGTAGGACAGGTCGTTCCAGGTGATGAGCGGGACGAGCGCGTCGACGCGGGGATCGACGGCCGCGGTGGCCATCTGGATGGCCCCGCCGTACGAGCCGCCGACCATGCCGACCCGGGGGTCGCCGGGGCCGTCCTGGGTGACGAAGTCCGCCTTGGTGCCGTCGTCGGCGGCGCGGGTGCCGGCCAGGAAGTCGACGAGGGCGGCCGCCGCCCTGCCGTCGGTCTCCGGGGAGTCGAGGGTGATGAGGCAGCCGGACCTGCCGAAGCCGAGGCCGGAGTAGACGAGTCCGGCGTAGCCGCGCGCGGCGAAGGCCTTGCCGATGCCGTCGGTCGAGCCGTCCGACTTGCTGCCGCCGAAGCCGTTGGTGGCGAGCACGGCGGGCACCGGGTGCCCCGCATCGGCGCCCGAGGGGCGGTAGAGGTCCGCGTCCACGGTGCAGGAGCGGCCACCCGTGGAGACGGTGAACTTCAGCGGGGTGACGGTGTATTCGGCCTCGGCGGCGGCGGTTCCCGCGTGCGCGGTGCCCGCGAGCGCGAGGGGTGCGGCGAGCACCGCGCCGGCGACGAGGGCGAGTGGCTTACGGGACAGTGACTTCGACCGGGAGCGGGAACCGGGGACAGCACGCGACACGAGACCTCCACACCGAGGACACCTTACCGACTGGTAAGTATTGGGCCGCGCTCATGCTGTGACACAGGTCATGGCGGTGTCAACGCTCATGACAGCGTTTCCTGAAGGTTGTTCAGCTTCTTCGCATCACGGCCGCGCCCCTGGCGGCGGCTCCGGCCGGGGCGTCAGAGCAGCGCCGGCTCCTCGACGGTGAGCGTGGCGCGGCCGCCGTCCGCCGGCGCGTCCAGCACGGCCGTCACGCCGAGCGGGATCGTCAGCCCGGTCGGTCCGTGCCCGAAGCCCAGCTCCTCGACGACCGGGACGCCCAGCGGGCCGAGCCGGTCGGCGAGCACGGCCCGCACCTGCTCGTACGGCCCGCAGCCGGCCCAGGAACCGCAGGCCACCCCGGCGATGCCGACGAGCGCCCCGGCCCGCAGCAGCTGGGTCAGGATGCGGTCGAGGCTGTACGGGTCCTCGGTGGTGTCCTCGATGACGAGGAGCCCGCCCCGGGCCGAAGCCCGGGCGTGCGGGGTGCCGAGGTCCGCGGCGAGCAGGCTGACACAGCCGCCGTAGGTGACGCCCCGCGCCCGGCCCGGGACGAGCGCCCGCGCCTCGTCGAGCCCAGGCGTCCGCACCGTCTCCGGCTCGAACAGGGTGGCCCGCAGGGACTCCTGGGTGCGCGGGTCCTTGAGGAAGGCCTCCGTCCCCACCATGGGGCCGTGCAGGGTGGCGAACCCGGTCCGCAGCGCGAACGCCTCGTGGAGCACGGTGATGTCGCTGTAGCCGACGAACACCTTGGGCCCGGCGGCCCGCATAGCGGCCCAGTCGACCAGGTCCACCATGCGGTGCGCCCCGTACCCGCCCCGGGCGCAGATCACCGCGTCGACCGACGGGTCGCACCAGGCGTCCTGGAGGTCCCGGGCGCGCCCCGCGTCCGTACCGGCGAGGTAGTCCAGGTCCGGGTGCACGTCCAGGACATGGGGCATCGGCACGGCGTCGAGGCCCCAGTCCCGCAGGATCGCGAGTCCGGGTTCGAGCCGGTCGGCCGGTACCGGCCCGCTCGGGGAGACGACGGCGACCCGGGCGCCCGCGCGCAGCCGGGCCGGGCGGGCCAGGGGAACCAGGGTCACTTCTTCAGCTCCAGCGGCGGCACATCGGGCCGGTCGATGCCGAACGTCTGCGCGTACAGGGCGAGTTCGGACTCCAGCGCGTCCGTCATGGTGTCCGCGCGCCGGAAGCCGTGGCCCTCGCCCGGATAGGTGCGGTACGCGTGCGGGACTCCGCGCCCCTCGACGGCGGCGAGGAAGCGCTCGCACTGCACGGGCGGGCAGATCGGGTCGTCCTCGCCCTGGAGCAGCAGGAAGGGGGTGGCGAGCCGGTCGGTGCGGCTGATCGGGGACCGTTCACGGTAGCGCCCGGGGACCTCGGCGAGCGGTCCCACCAGGGATTCCAGGTACTGGGACTCGAAGTCGTGGGTCTCGTCGGTGCCCCAGCCGGTCAGGTCGAGGATGGGGTAGATGATGGTGCCGCAGGCGTAGACGTCGGTGCCGGTGAGCGAGGCGGCGGCGGTCCAGCCGCCGGCGCTGCCGCCGCGCACGGCGAGCCGCCGCGGGTCGGCGGTGCCCTCGGCGGCGAGCGCCCCGGCGACGGCCGCGCAGTCCTCCACGTCGACCACGCCCCACTGCTCGCGCAGCCGGTTGCGGTAGGCACGGCCGTAGCCGGTCGAGCCGCCGTAGTTGACCTCGACGACGCCGATGCCGCGCGAGGTGAAGTAGGCGATCTCCAGGTCCAGGACGAGGGCGGCATGCCCGGTGGGGCCGCCGTGCGCCCACACCACGAAGGGCGGCAGCTCCCCCTCGGGCCCGGTCCGGTCCGGGCTGTGCGGCGGGTAGACCTGGGCGTGGATCTCGCGGCCGCCGGGGCCGGTGAAGGTGCGGACGACGGGTGCGGGGTAGTACGCGGGGTCGACCGCGTCCTCGTGCCGGGCGCCGATGATCCGGGTGTGCCCGGTCGCGGTGTCCAGCTCCACGATCTCGTACGCGCTGCGCGGGCTCGCGGCGATGCCGGTGACCCGGCTGCCCTGCACGGCGAGGGTCTCGGCCCATTCGGTCCAGGGCCCGGCGATGTCGACGAGGTCGCCGGTCTCCGGGTCGAGGACGCCGAGCGTGGTGGACCCCTTGCCGTGGAGGGTGGCGATCAGCCCGTTGTCCAGAGGGCGGAACCAGGTGAGGCCGATCTTCCACAGCGGTCCGGCGAACTCCTCCTCCCTGGAGCAGAGTTCGACGATCTCGCCGCCGTCCGGATCGGCGCGGTACAGGTTCCACCAGCCGCTGCGGTCGCTGGCGAGCAGCAGTTGCCCGTCCGCGGTCCACTGGATCTGCGGTACGGATTCCTCCGGGCCGCCGGCGAGGACGCGGGCGTCGTGGAAGGTGCCGTCGGCCGCGATGCCGGCGAGCAGCACCTCGGTGCCGTCCCAGGGCATGCGCGGATGGTCCCAGGCGATCCAGGCCGCGCGCCGCCCGTCCGGCGAGACCTCGGGTCCGGTGACGAACCGGTGCCGGCCGTCGGAGAGTTCGCGTACGGCGGACCGGTCGTCGGCGGCCGATCCGTCCAGCGGTACGGCGGCGATGACGCGGCGCAGCTCGGTGGGCCCCTCGCCGGTGAACTCCTCCAGCACGCACCAGACCTCACCCGCCGCGCCCTGCTCCGGACGCGGGCGCGGATCGGCCCAGCGCAGCCCCCCGCCGACGGCCGATACGGGGGTCAGCGGCCAGGGCTCGCGGGGGCCGTCGGGCTCGTAGGCGTACAGCCGCTGGTCGTCGAAGTGGACGAAGACGATCAGCGGTCCGCCCTCGGCGCGCTCGATGCCGGCCCAGGGGCGTCCGCCGTACTCGATGACGCGGCTGCGGACGTTCCAGGGGGCGGGCAGTTCGGCGGTGGTGCCCTCCGGCGACCTGCGGATCAGGGCACGCCGGCCGGCCTCGGCCGGGCGTGGCTCCGTCCACCACAGCTCGTCGCCGACCGCGCCGACATACTCCGGACGGCCGTCGCGGGAGGCAGCGAGCGCGGCGCCGATCGGTGACGGCCAGCTTCCGTAGGCCTGCGTGGATCCCATGGTCAAAGTCCCCCCAGCGGTTCAGGCGGTGCGCAGATAGTGGTCCAGGACCCGGACGCCGAAGTGCAGCGCGTCCACGGGGACCCGCTCGTCCACACCGTGGAAGAGCGCCTGGTAGTCGAAGCCGACGGGCAGCTTCAGCGGCGAGAAGCCGTAGCCGGTGATGCCGAGCCGGGAGAACTGCTTGGCGTCGGTGCCGCCGGACATGCTGTACGGCACGACATGCCCGTCGGGGTCGAACCGCTCGACGGCGGCGCGGAGTTTGCCGTACGTGGGTGAGTCGACGGGGGCCTGGAGGGGGACCTCGCGGTGGTGGAACTCCCAGTCGACCGAGGGGCCGGTGAGCCGGTCCAGGGTGGTGTGGAACTCGTCCTCGCCGCCCGGCACCATCCGGCCGTCGATGTACGCGGTGGCGTGGCCCGGGATCACGTTGACCTTGTAACCGGCGTCCAGCATCGTCGGGTTGGTGCTGTTGCGGACGGTCGGGGCGACGAGGTCGGCGGCGGGCCCGATCTTGCCGAGGAGTTCGTCCACGTCGAAGCCGGGGGCGTCGAGGTCGGGGTGGATGCCGTGCAGCGCGGCGATCTCGGTGAGGGCGGCGCGGACGGTGGGGGTGAGGCGGACCGGCCATTCGTGGTCGCCGATCCGGGCGACTGCGGCGGCGAGCGCGCTGACCGCGTTGGCGTGGTTGACCTTGGAGCCGTGGCCCGCCTTGCCGTGGGCGGTGAGCTTGAGCCATCCGGTGCCGCGCTCGCCCGCCGCGATGGGGTAGAGCGGCATGTTCGGGCCGGCGTGGAAGGTGAAGGCCCCGGACTCGCTGATGCCCTCCGTACACCCCTCGAACAGGGCGGCGTGCCGGTCGGCGAGGAAGCCGGAGCCGTCGTCGGCGCTGGCCTCCTCGTCGGCGGTGTAGGCGATCACGATGTCGCGGCGGGGGCGGATGCCGGCCCTGGCCCAGAACCGGACGACGGCCAGCACCATCGCGTCCATGTTCTTCATGTCGATGGCGCCGCGGCCCCAGACGACGCCGTCGCGGACCTCGCCGGAGAAGGGGTGCACACTCCAGTCACCGGCCTCGGCGGGCACCACGTCCAGATGGCCGTGGACCAGCAGCGCGTCGGCGGACGGGTCGGTGCCGGCGATCCTGGCGACCACGTTGGTGCGGCCGGGGGTGCGTTCCAGCATCACCGGTTCGAGTCCGGTGGCGGCCAGCCGCTCGGCGACGTACTCGGCGGCGGGGCGTTCGCGGCAGTCGCCGCCGCCCCGGTTGGTGGTGTCGATGCGGATCAGTTCCGAGGTGAACGTCACCGATTCGTCGAGCGCGAGGGCGTCGACGCCGTCCTGGGGGGTGCTCGCCTCAGCCATACTGCTCCTCCACGGCCGACGACACGATCGTCGTCACCGCCTTGAACGTGCGGATTCCTTCGTACATCGTCGCGCTGGTGTAGGCGACACGCCTCTCGCCGGAGGGTGCCACACCGGGGACGACGGTGGCCGCGGCGGCCAGGTGTTCGGCGTCGAACTCCAGCTCAACGGTGAACGGGCCGGCGTCGGCCGGGGTGTACCGGCCGGCCAGCGCGACCGCCTCCTTGGCGGCCGCACGGATGTCGGCGGCGGTACGGGCGGGGGTGCGGCAGACCGCCGCGTAGCGCGACACATAGTCCTTGACGGCGACCTTGCGGGCCTCGGGGGCGTACCCCTGGGCGTCCACACAGGTCAGGTCGTCCCCGGTGACGAGCACGACGGGTACGCCGTACTCGGCGGCCACCCGGGCGTTGAGCAGCCCCTCGCTGGCCCGGACCCCGTTCAGCCAGACCCCGGTGATGGAGTTGGCCAAATAGGTGTGGGCGAGGACGCCCTCCGTACCGGCACCCGTGTGGTAGCCGACGAAGGCGACGGCGTCGACGTCCCCGTGCTGGATGCCCTCGACCATGCTGAGCGACTTGTGCCGGCCGGTGAGCATCTGGATGCGCTCGTCCAGCCGCTCCAGCAGCAGGTTGCGCATGCT
It encodes the following:
- a CDS encoding CocE/NonD family hydrolase, producing MSRAVPGSRSRSKSLSRKPLALVAGAVLAAPLALAGTAHAGTAAAEAEYTVTPLKFTVSTGGRSCTVDADLYRPSGADAGHPVPAVLATNGFGGSKSDGSTDGIGKAFAARGYAGLVYSGLGFGRSGCLITLDSPETDGRAAAALVDFLAGTRAADDGTKADFVTQDGPGDPRVGMVGGSYGGAIQMATAAVDPRVDALVPLITWNDLSYALAPNNTGAAGGGFSSDTPGVFKWQWTNGFYLMGEGQTILSPSLDPSRFGSLGCLHFAAQACDTIRLLNSGRYPADKAAAMLDYARSVSPASYLNRVKAPTLLIQGQTDSLFNLNEATATYKTLKAQGTTAKMIWQSWGHSGGQAEGELDLGQGNLESSYVGGRILAWFDRYLRHETATDTGPEFAYYRDWQSGYGTAAQVPGLTQKMYLSGDGKLVDNRAKVARGSRQYANWLIPTSHSESSLAGLIGLPDPEPYDTKGTYLGWTSAPLDSAVDVVGAPEASLKVVSPKTERVQNSGDAADKLVLFAKVYDVAPDGSKTLVNRLVSPVRVPDVTRSFTVRLPGIVHRYEAGHRLEFVIAASDSAYFGNRGIKPVTVVSAPEDTGVLSLPVVGGTLN
- a CDS encoding LD-carboxypeptidase, which produces MTLVPLARPARLRAGARVAVVSPSGPVPADRLEPGLAILRDWGLDAVPMPHVLDVHPDLDYLAGTDAGRARDLQDAWCDPSVDAVICARGGYGAHRMVDLVDWAAMRAAGPKVFVGYSDITVLHEAFALRTGFATLHGPMVGTEAFLKDPRTQESLRATLFEPETVRTPGLDEARALVPGRARGVTYGGCVSLLAADLGTPHARASARGGLLVIEDTTEDPYSLDRILTQLLRAGALVGIAGVACGSWAGCGPYEQVRAVLADRLGPLGVPVVEELGFGHGPTGLTIPLGVTAVLDAPADGGRATLTVEEPALL
- a CDS encoding prolyl oligopeptidase family serine peptidase; the protein is MGSTQAYGSWPSPIGAALAASRDGRPEYVGAVGDELWWTEPRPAEAGRRALIRRSPEGTTAELPAPWNVRSRVIEYGGRPWAGIERAEGGPLIVFVHFDDQRLYAYEPDGPREPWPLTPVSAVGGGLRWADPRPRPEQGAAGEVWCVLEEFTGEGPTELRRVIAAVPLDGSAADDRSAVRELSDGRHRFVTGPEVSPDGRRAAWIAWDHPRMPWDGTEVLLAGIAADGTFHDARVLAGGPEESVPQIQWTADGQLLLASDRSGWWNLYRADPDGGEIVELCSREEEFAGPLWKIGLTWFRPLDNGLIATLHGKGSTTLGVLDPETGDLVDIAGPWTEWAETLAVQGSRVTGIAASPRSAYEIVELDTATGHTRIIGARHEDAVDPAYYPAPVVRTFTGPGGREIHAQVYPPHSPDRTGPEGELPPFVVWAHGGPTGHAALVLDLEIAYFTSRGIGVVEVNYGGSTGYGRAYRNRLREQWGVVDVEDCAAVAGALAAEGTADPRRLAVRGGSAGGWTAAASLTGTDVYACGTIIYPILDLTGWGTDETHDFESQYLESLVGPLAEVPGRYRERSPISRTDRLATPFLLLQGEDDPICPPVQCERFLAAVEGRGVPHAYRTYPGEGHGFRRADTMTDALESELALYAQTFGIDRPDVPPLELKK
- a CDS encoding DUF1049 domain-containing protein, with protein sequence MSPKDVSSSGKSASGAFTPARILVLVIAVLSIVFIAENTKRVEVRLIVPLVTAPLYVWLVVMFVAGMACGAYVFRRRAK
- a CDS encoding M20/M25/M40 family metallo-hydrolase, coding for MAEASTPQDGVDALALDESVTFTSELIRIDTTNRGGGDCRERPAAEYVAERLAATGLEPVMLERTPGRTNVVARIAGTDPSADALLVHGHLDVVPAEAGDWSVHPFSGEVRDGVVWGRGAIDMKNMDAMVLAVVRFWARAGIRPRRDIVIAYTADEEASADDGSGFLADRHAALFEGCTEGISESGAFTFHAGPNMPLYPIAAGERGTGWLKLTAHGKAGHGSKVNHANAVSALAAAVARIGDHEWPVRLTPTVRAALTEIAALHGIHPDLDAPGFDVDELLGKIGPAADLVAPTVRNSTNPTMLDAGYKVNVIPGHATAYIDGRMVPGGEDEFHTTLDRLTGPSVDWEFHHREVPLQAPVDSPTYGKLRAAVERFDPDGHVVPYSMSGGTDAKQFSRLGITGYGFSPLKLPVGFDYQALFHGVDERVPVDALHFGVRVLDHYLRTA
- a CDS encoding M55 family metallopeptidase; amino-acid sequence: MKILVSADMEGATGVTWPADVLPGTPQWERCRSLFTSDVNAAALGFYDGGADEVLINEAHWSMRNLLLERLDERIQMLTGRHKSLSMVEGIQHGDVDAVAFVGYHTGAGTEGVLAHTYLANSITGVWLNGVRASEGLLNARVAAEYGVPVVLVTGDDLTCVDAQGYAPEARKVAVKDYVSRYAAVCRTPARTAADIRAAAKEAVALAGRYTPADAGPFTVELEFDAEHLAAAATVVPGVAPSGERRVAYTSATMYEGIRTFKAVTTIVSSAVEEQYG
- a CDS encoding GNAT family protein; the protein is MSDTTYLAEGTRTAIRPFTAADAEEFAARSRESRELHRPWLFPPADPDAYAAYAGTLIKDPARAGFLVCERRTAGDPADGAIAGFININNIVLGAFRCGAIGYGAFAHAAGRGLMSEGLALVLAHAFGPLGLHRIEANIQPDNKASIALVRRAGFRLEGFSPDFLHIDGAWRDHERWAITAEMR
- a CDS encoding ABC transporter permease, with product MSRRRASLAPARLAPRDVLHTGSAGMRSRPTRVVLSALGIALGIATMIAVIGISASSKQQLLDELDKLGTNMLVVTPGTDLLTGRKIPLAPDAAGRVARIDGVEHVGATGTLPHTVRRSEKIPDTITGGITVQSASQDLPATLRATLRSGTWLNQATGRYPSVVLGDVAARRLGIASAGGQVYIDDQYFTVLGILDPLPLAPEIARSALVGQDVARERLGFDGRPTTVYERSADDRVAAVHDLIPRAVDPRTPRDVGVSDPSAGLRAKAATEGAFSSLLLGLGAVALLVGGVGVANTMIISVLERRYEIGLRRSIGATRGQIRGQFVTESLILSGLGGAAGIVLGALATGVYAVSGGMPWVIPLWAVGGGFAATLAIGTLAGLYPAVRASRLSPTLALHAA